In Miscanthus floridulus cultivar M001 chromosome 5, ASM1932011v1, whole genome shotgun sequence, one genomic interval encodes:
- the LOC136452158 gene encoding transcription initiation factor TFIID subunit 13-like gives MQNPSGHHSATAAPSSAPSKGKSSTPNPSGHHAATPAPSGTPSKGKSAAAQAAASGQGSSSHHHSASGGGGGGGADASATTLKRKRGVFQKDLQHMMYGFGDDPNPLPETVALVEDIVVEYVTDLVHKAQNVASKRGKLLTEDFLYLIRKDLRKLHRATELLSMNEELKQARKAFDVDEETLATTNI, from the exons ATGCAGAACCCTAGCGGCCACCACTCCGCGACGGCCGCCCCGTCGTCGGCGCCGTCCAAGGGCAAGTCGTCGACGCCGAACCCTAGCGGCCACCACGCCGCGACGCCGGCGCCGTCGGGGACGCCGTCCAAGGGCAAGTCGGCGGCGGCGCAGGCCGCGGCTTCGGGCCAGGGATCCTCTTCCCACCACCACTCTGccagcggtggcggtggtggtggcggcgccgACGCGTCCGCCACCACCCTCAAGCGCAAGCGCGGCGTCTTCCAGAAAGACC TGCAGCACATGATGTATGGCTTTGGGGATGATCCAAAT CCACTTCCAGAAACCGTTGCACTTGTGGAGGACATTGTTGTCGAATATGTCACTGACCTG GTGCACAAGGCGCAGAATGTTGCCTCAAAGAGAGGGAAGCTCCTGACAGAGGATTTTCTTTATCTTATACGCAAG GATTTACGAAAACTGCACCGTGCTACTGAGCTACTGTCCATGAAtgaagagctcaagcaagcaaggAAAGCTTTTGATGTGGATGAAGAGACTCTGGCTACGACTAACATATGA
- the LOC136452159 gene encoding exocyst complex component EXO70B2-like isoform X1: protein MPREPWQRAHGHGGLGPHHHSTSGLRRGLFRPHEGEEDGGENHRDDRVRGGRLAHTAGSQFHSDMEGRVHGVYPSRRYYLPGAGDSCVGGGYPASSRYLTVGDSSCPSMASRAREEADRLERELHSIERSIVIPICLNTEAREFFPDRDTQRLDRFLAAAKRLQRLDTSGDIDQRKKSLLETVMSCLANEFCHLKVWRLDDATARDHSPASIWDSARRSRSGSQDSARMMSSSSSGSFTTGSGGTSDASYGSYHRGLGEEPSVQSHSTFAAGMIYVDRRSLSIVRDIASVMIGSKYEDILRGAFDRHCAQLARYIEILDIDNIFGYQLEESREILMKVWTSAVHIIISFLNEMQRQLDAHDFGSFDKIKEEYFLAIAKVNVMKLLDSANSISFQVDPPTDQSCKNSYGAAERNLSKMVDVVMVYQALDHGLPTILSLLSGKTKELVVAEGEELIKRLSDVFAKLSDELNNTVRSQYLFITDTGVHRFTKHVMDHIRLLVQHKRTIHPMLEGGLESFGELVTRLIWSLELILNVNSRSLQLQGQEQIFLLNNVHFMLEAAEKNTELVLILGESWFLRCHDQIDQFIAGYVDVSWTPVMSSLERKTRFSVILWPHQLLCKFTSAFEVTSSAHKHWKVADPLMRHKLREAISHKVLPSLYRMHVECDSEKMPKSARYSIEQIESQLLELFEG from the exons ATGCCAAGAGAGCCGTGGCAACGTGCCCACGGGCACGGCGGTCTTGGTCCGCACCACCATTCCACATCGGGCCTTCGTCGCGGGCTGTTCCGGCCACACGAGGGCGAGGAGGATGGCGGGGAGAATCACCGAGATGATCGCGTCCGGGGAGGGCGGCTTGCCCACACCGCGGGCTCCCAGTTCCACAGCGACATGGAGGGCCGTGTCCATGGGGTCTATCCTTCTCGCCGGTACTACCTCCCCGGCGCCGGTGACTCTTGTGTTGGTGGAGGCTATCCAGCTTCTTCCCGGtacctcaccgtcggtgactCGTCCTGCCCATCGATGGCATCGCGCGCAAG ggAGGAAGCTGATCGCTTAGAGCGTGAGCTTCACAGCATCGAGAGATCCATCGTCATCCCGATATGCCTGAACACCGAGGCCAGGGAGTTCTTCCCAGACAGGGACACGCAGCGCCTCGACAGGTTCCTCGCTGCTGCGAAGCGGCTGCAGCGGCTGGACACGTCAGGGGACATCGATCAGCGCAAGAAGAGCCTCCTCGAGACGGTCATGTCCTGCCTCGCGAACGAGTTCTGCCACCTCAAGGTGTGGAGGCTGGACGATGCTACGGCGAGGGATCACTCGCCGGCCTCCATCTGGGATTCCGCCAGGCGCAGCCGCAGTGGTTCCCAGGACTCTGCCCGGATGATGAGCTCCTCGTCCTCTGGGTCCTTCACCACCGGCAGCGGCGGCACAAGCGATGCGAGCTATGGCTCGTACCACAGGGGCCTAGGTGAAGAACCGTCGGTCCAAAGTCACAGCACGTTCGCAGCTGGAATGATTTATGTCGACCGTAGGTCATTGTCGATCGTCCGTGATATTGCGAGCGTCATGATTGGGAGCAAATATGAAGATATTCTACGAGGAGCTTTTGATCGACACTGCGCTCAACTTGCAAG GTACATTGAAATACTTGACATTGACAACATTTTTGGATATCAATTGGAAGAATCAAGAGAAATTCTAATGAAAGTCTGGACATCCGCAGTGCACATTATCATTAGTTTTCTGAATGAGATGCAAAGACAATTGGATGCACATGATTTTGGTTCCTTCGATAAAATCAAGGAGGAATATTTCTTGGCAATTGCAAAGGTAAATGTCATGAAGTTGCTTGACTCAGCTAATTCTATCAGTTTTCAGGTGGACCCACCAACTGACCAGTCATGCAAGAACAGTTATGGGGCAGCTGAACGTAACCTATCCAAAATGGTAGATGTTGTGATGGTGTACCAAGCACTGGATCATGGTTTGCCAACAATCTTATCACTGCTTTCGGGGAAAACTAAGGAGCTCGTTGTTGCAGAGGGTGAAGAGCTTATCAAGAGATTGTCAGATGTGTTTGCCAAATTATCTGATGAACTAAACAATACTGTCAGATCACAATATTTGTTCATCACTGATACTGGTGTCCATCGTTTTACGAAGCATGTCATGGATCATATACGATTGCTAGTTCAACATAAGAGGACAATCCATCCAATGCTAGAGGGTGGTCTAGAATCATTTGGTGAACTGGTGACACGGCTGATCTGGTCTTTGGAGTTAATATTGAACGTGAATTCCAGGAGTTTGCAACTACAAGGGCAGGAGCAGATATTCCTTTTAAACAATGTCCACTTCATGCTCGAGGCAGCCGAGAAGAATACAGAGTTGGTACTGATTCTAGGAGAAAGCTGGTTCTTACGGTGCCATGACCAAATCGACCAATTCATAGCAGGCTATGTGGACGTGTCTTGGACACCGGTTATGTCCTCACTTGAGAGGAAAACCCGGTTCTCGGTAATATTGTGGCCTCATCAGTTGTTATGCAAGTTCACTTCAGCTTTTGAGGTGACTTCCAGTGCGCACAAGCATTGGAAAGTTGCTGATCCACTGATGCGGCACAAGTTGCGCGAAGCAATCTCTCACAAGGTTCTCCCATCATTGTACCGAATGCATGTGGAGTGTGACTCAGAGAAGATGCCCAAGTCTGCAAGGTACAGCATCGAGCAAATAGAGTCTCAGCTGCTGGAATTGTTCGAGGGGTGA
- the LOC136452159 gene encoding uncharacterized protein isoform X2: protein MPREPWQRAHGHGGLGPHHHSTSGLRRGLFRPHEGEEDGGENHRDDRVRGGRLAHTAGSQFHSDMEGRVHGVYPSRRYYLPGAGDSCVGGGYPASSRYLTVGDSSCPSMASRAREEADRLERELHSIERSIVIPICLNTEAREFFPDRDTQRLDRFLAAAKRLQRLDTSGDIDQRKKSLLETVMSCLANEFCHLKVWRLDDATARDHSPASIWDSARRSRSGSQDSARMMSSSSSGSFTTGSGGTSDASYGSYHRGLGEEPSVQSHSTFAAGMIYVDRRSLSIVRDIASVMIGSKYEDILRGAFDRHCAQLASFQVDPPTDQSCKNSYGAAERNLSKMVDVVMVYQALDHGLPTILSLLSGKTKELVVAEGEELIKRLSDVFAKLSDELNNTVRSQYLFITDTGVHRFTKHVMDHIRLLVQHKRTIHPMLEGGLESFGELVTRLIWSLELILNVNSRSLQLQGQEQIFLLNNVHFMLEAAEKNTELVLILGESWFLRCHDQIDQFIAGYVDVSWTPVMSSLERKTRFSVILWPHQLLCKFTSAFEVTSSAHKHWKVADPLMRHKLREAISHKVLPSLYRMHVECDSEKMPKSARYSIEQIESQLLELFEG from the exons ATGCCAAGAGAGCCGTGGCAACGTGCCCACGGGCACGGCGGTCTTGGTCCGCACCACCATTCCACATCGGGCCTTCGTCGCGGGCTGTTCCGGCCACACGAGGGCGAGGAGGATGGCGGGGAGAATCACCGAGATGATCGCGTCCGGGGAGGGCGGCTTGCCCACACCGCGGGCTCCCAGTTCCACAGCGACATGGAGGGCCGTGTCCATGGGGTCTATCCTTCTCGCCGGTACTACCTCCCCGGCGCCGGTGACTCTTGTGTTGGTGGAGGCTATCCAGCTTCTTCCCGGtacctcaccgtcggtgactCGTCCTGCCCATCGATGGCATCGCGCGCAAG ggAGGAAGCTGATCGCTTAGAGCGTGAGCTTCACAGCATCGAGAGATCCATCGTCATCCCGATATGCCTGAACACCGAGGCCAGGGAGTTCTTCCCAGACAGGGACACGCAGCGCCTCGACAGGTTCCTCGCTGCTGCGAAGCGGCTGCAGCGGCTGGACACGTCAGGGGACATCGATCAGCGCAAGAAGAGCCTCCTCGAGACGGTCATGTCCTGCCTCGCGAACGAGTTCTGCCACCTCAAGGTGTGGAGGCTGGACGATGCTACGGCGAGGGATCACTCGCCGGCCTCCATCTGGGATTCCGCCAGGCGCAGCCGCAGTGGTTCCCAGGACTCTGCCCGGATGATGAGCTCCTCGTCCTCTGGGTCCTTCACCACCGGCAGCGGCGGCACAAGCGATGCGAGCTATGGCTCGTACCACAGGGGCCTAGGTGAAGAACCGTCGGTCCAAAGTCACAGCACGTTCGCAGCTGGAATGATTTATGTCGACCGTAGGTCATTGTCGATCGTCCGTGATATTGCGAGCGTCATGATTGGGAGCAAATATGAAGATATTCTACGAGGAGCTTTTGATCGACACTGCGCTCAACTTGCAAG TTTTCAGGTGGACCCACCAACTGACCAGTCATGCAAGAACAGTTATGGGGCAGCTGAACGTAACCTATCCAAAATGGTAGATGTTGTGATGGTGTACCAAGCACTGGATCATGGTTTGCCAACAATCTTATCACTGCTTTCGGGGAAAACTAAGGAGCTCGTTGTTGCAGAGGGTGAAGAGCTTATCAAGAGATTGTCAGATGTGTTTGCCAAATTATCTGATGAACTAAACAATACTGTCAGATCACAATATTTGTTCATCACTGATACTGGTGTCCATCGTTTTACGAAGCATGTCATGGATCATATACGATTGCTAGTTCAACATAAGAGGACAATCCATCCAATGCTAGAGGGTGGTCTAGAATCATTTGGTGAACTGGTGACACGGCTGATCTGGTCTTTGGAGTTAATATTGAACGTGAATTCCAGGAGTTTGCAACTACAAGGGCAGGAGCAGATATTCCTTTTAAACAATGTCCACTTCATGCTCGAGGCAGCCGAGAAGAATACAGAGTTGGTACTGATTCTAGGAGAAAGCTGGTTCTTACGGTGCCATGACCAAATCGACCAATTCATAGCAGGCTATGTGGACGTGTCTTGGACACCGGTTATGTCCTCACTTGAGAGGAAAACCCGGTTCTCGGTAATATTGTGGCCTCATCAGTTGTTATGCAAGTTCACTTCAGCTTTTGAGGTGACTTCCAGTGCGCACAAGCATTGGAAAGTTGCTGATCCACTGATGCGGCACAAGTTGCGCGAAGCAATCTCTCACAAGGTTCTCCCATCATTGTACCGAATGCATGTGGAGTGTGACTCAGAGAAGATGCCCAAGTCTGCAAGGTACAGCATCGAGCAAATAGAGTCTCAGCTGCTGGAATTGTTCGAGGGGTGA